In Candidatus Aenigmatarchaeota archaeon, a single window of DNA contains:
- a CDS encoding VWA domain-containing protein: protein MEISFTLEHSDLLIALVSIVIALYFLSRKLSKRRAIKFGNFETLRKVAGKNFLSYSIIPLFLRILAILLIILALSAPKMIVSLPSSDTDYIITIDTSSSMLTPDIKPNRLEATRFAVLEFVKENGMGSFGVVTFSGETHIQTGLTKDSEKLNEVILSLQADDSAGTSIGEALIVSSVLLANSTNNKTILLITDGRNNRGLEVNKTYDTLLEKQIRVVSIGIGKDINETAEVPEELKDLNATAAKFPSIDEHELREVANISGGSYFRVSQTSELKEAIDKAVHQENQVISVQFYLLFLACIILLIGWGLEITKYRVIP from the coding sequence ATGGAGATTTCGTTTACTCTCGAGCACTCCGACCTTCTGATAGCGCTCGTTTCAATTGTGATTGCCCTATACTTCCTTTCGAGAAAGCTTTCCAAAAGAAGGGCGATAAAGTTCGGAAATTTCGAAACTCTAAGAAAAGTAGCAGGAAAAAACTTCCTATCTTACTCCATAATACCCCTATTCCTTCGCATTCTTGCGATCCTGCTCATAATCCTTGCCCTGTCTGCCCCGAAAATGATAGTTTCCCTGCCTTCTTCTGACACAGACTACATTATCACAATAGACACTTCCTCAAGCATGCTTACGCCGGACATTAAGCCAAACCGGCTCGAGGCCACGCGCTTTGCAGTGCTGGAATTCGTAAAGGAAAACGGCATGGGAAGCTTTGGGGTAGTCACATTTTCAGGTGAAACCCATATACAAACGGGGCTTACAAAGGACTCAGAAAAGCTTAACGAGGTAATCCTTTCCCTCCAGGCAGATGACTCTGCAGGAACCTCTATAGGTGAAGCCCTGATAGTCTCTTCGGTTCTCCTTGCAAACAGTACCAACAACAAGACAATCCTGCTTATAACCGACGGAAGAAACAACCGGGGGCTTGAAGTAAACAAAACTTATGATACTCTCCTTGAAAAGCAGATAAGGGTGGTATCTATTGGCATTGGAAAGGATATAAATGAAACCGCAGAGGTTCCAGAAGAGCTAAAAGACCTTAATGCCACAGCAGCCAAATTCCCCTCTATCGACGAGCACGAGCTTAGGGAAGTTGCAAACATCAGCGGAGGAAGCTACTTTCGGGTTTCCCAAACAAGTGAGTTAAAGGAAGCCATCGACAAAGCGGTCCACCAGGAAAACCAGGTGATTTCCGTGCAGTTCTACCTTCTTTTTTTGGCATGCATAATTCTCCTCATCGGCTGGGGGCTTGAAATAACAAAGTACCGCGTAATACCCTGA